One genomic region from Torulaspora delbrueckii CBS 1146 chromosome 4, complete genome encodes:
- the TDEL0D03810 gene encoding lysophospholipid acyltransferase family protein (similar to Saccharomyces cerevisiae CST26 (YBR042C) and YDR018C; ancestral locus Anc_3.244), with translation MSVKQGFIRARKLVVAVLSIIMMIFGSTSLVASQAVFQLCYPKGSPQLQQKYNYTKKAFISLLISILNFVSPSAIRISTDNATIAKGTFYKSNGKLMSHLKHRSIIIANHQIYTDWVFLWWLLSTSNLASNIFIILKKSLESIPILGYGMRNFRFIFISRRWVQDKITLQNSLGTIDANSRGVGPLSGNQPLRVEEDGEMFWNTNKVDESKSWPYSLLLFPEGTNLSPTTRRRSASFAEKVGQQAFRHVLLPHATGLRTSLKLLGPSVEVVYDITIGYSGVGRDTYGEMIYRLPNIFLRGETPKLVDMHIRAFNVAEIPVDDEEEFNQWLYKVWKEKDDLMETYYTKGSFDLDPELDQTVVGKFNVDLKPCIVTSIVPTAFVLSLLLVTYLMYLLYSKL, from the coding sequence ATGAGCGTTAAGCAAGGATTCATTAGAGCTAGAAAGCTCGTGGTAGCAGTTTTGTCAATCATCATGATGATTTTCGGAAGCACCTCTCTAGTTGCATCGCAGGCTGTATTTCAACTCTGCTACCCAAAAGGTTCTCCGCAGCTACAGCAGAAATACAACTATACTAAGAAGGCTTTCATCTCTTTGTTGATCTCTATTCTCAATTTTGTATCCCCATCTGCAATTCGGATCTCAACCGATAATGCAACCATAGCCAAGGGCACCTTTTACAAATCCAATGGTAAACTTATGTCCCATTTGAAACATCGTTCAATAATTATTGCCAATCACCAGATTTACACTGATTGGGTATTCCTGTGGTGGCTGCTTTCGACAAGCAATTTGGCTAGTAATATATTTATCATACTGAAGAAATCGTTGGAGTCAATCCCCATTTTAGGCTATGGTATGCGTAATTTTAGATTTATATTCATAAGCAGAAGGTGGGTTCAAGATAAGATTACGTTACAGAACAGCCTGGGTACGATCGATGCGAATTCCAGAGGGGTGGGTCCATTATCTGGTAATCAACCGCTAAGAGTTGAAGAGGACGGCGAAATGTTTTGGAACACTAATAAGGTTGACGAATCGAAATCCTGGCCTTATAGTTTATTGTTGTTCCCAGAAGGTACTAATTTGAGTCCTACGACCAGGCGAAGAAGTGCCAGCTTTGCTGAAAAGGTTGGTCAGCAAGCATTTAGGCATGTTCTGTTGCCTCACGCTACTGGTCTTAGAACGTCTCTTAAATTACTGGGCCCAAGCGTGGAAGTAGTCTATGATATTACTATTGGTTATTCGGGAGTCGGAAGAGATACCTATGGTGAGATGATCTATAGGTTACCAAACATTTTCCTGAGAGGTGAGACCCCAAAGCTTGTGGATATGCATATTAGAGCCTTTAACGTGGCAGAGATCCCTgtggatgatgaagaagagttcaatCAATGGCTCTACAAAGTGTGGAAGGAAAAAGATGACCTAATGGAAACTTATTACACAAAAGGATCCTTTGACCTTGACCCTGAGCTGGACCAAACGGTTGTCGGTAAATTTAACGTGGATCTCAAACCTTGCATAGTAACCTCTATCGTACCCACCGCATTTGTTCTATCGTTGCTTTTGGTTACATACCTGATGTATCTGCTTTACAGCAAGTTGTAG
- the FAT1 gene encoding long-chain fatty acid transporter FAT1 (similar to Saccharomyces cerevisiae FAT1 (YBR041W); ancestral locus Anc_3.243) has translation MADNVILHLIKRVLTLCYRIVKLVLSILLLGLAFIFKKPLDILDRKYRIREDFYIIPFFLKALVRYIISVRRNRFQYWYTFSRQVRKNAERTAICYPRPSTVKGEYEVEKYTYQEFYDIVLRLSHVMHYQYGVEAGEHIGLDSTNKPLFLFLLFAIWNIGAIPALLNYNIMGKPLVHSLKTASVSKVFIDPQASKPMLESEDLIRETLPDTQLNYIHEADLMRVLTNPSSPEFLQLDEVRSPKGLTDYKPAMFIFTSGTTGLPKSAIMSWRKAVFACNLFSHVFHMDKRSVAFTAMPLFHSTAAMLGLCAIISQGGCLAMANKFSATNFWKQAYLTNATHVQYVGEICRYLLHAPPSKYDHMHSVKVAYGNGLRPDIWQRFRKRFNIESIGEFYAATEAPFATTCLQKGDFGVGACKSYGSVINWFLSFQQVLVRMDPEDDSVVYRNAKGLCERPAVGEPGELLMKILFPKKPETSFQGYLGNKKETESKVLRNVFKKGDAYYRCGDLFREDENGLLYFLDRLGDTFRWKSENVSTSEVEDEIMSSNDTDFAQTVVVGVKIPGYEGRAGFAVIKTVDNSLSDERKLNLLEDLLADLNKELPKYALPIFIKLVDEIEMTDTNKISKKTYKNQVLPHGPGGDETIYWLKDYSEYKVLTEKDWEAIKTQNVKL, from the coding sequence ATGGCGGATAACGTGATACTGCACCTTATAAAAAGGGTCCTGACTTTATGTTATAGAATCGTCAAACTAGTGCTGTCAATATTGTTGTTAGGCCTGGCATTTATATTCAAGAAACCGCTTGATATTCTGGACCGAAAGTATAGGATACGAGAGGATTTTTACATCATTCCCTTCTTTCTTAAAGCTCTGGTGCGCTACATTATATCAGTGCGTCGTAACAGATTCCAATATTGGTATACATTCAGCAGACAAGTCAGAAAGAATGCCGAACGTACAGCTATCTGCTATCCAAGACCCTCAACTGTCAAAGGCGAGTATGAGGTGGAAAAATATACCTATCAGGAATTTTACGATATCGTGTTAAGACTTTCTCATGTTATGCACTACCAATATGGCGTTGAGGCCGGAGAGCATATTGGTTTAGACTCCACTAATAAACCGCTATTCttatttttattatttGCTATTTGGAATATTGGTGCCATTCCAGCTCTGTTAAACTACAACATCATGGGTAAGCCATTGGTGCactctttgaagactgCCAGTGTCTCCAAAGTGTTTATTGATCCTCAAGCTAGCAAACCGATGTTAGAatcagaagatttgatCCGGGAAACGTTACCAGATACGCAGCTAAATTACATCCACGAAGCTGATCTAATGCGAGTGTTAACCAACCCTAGTAGTCCGGAATTTCTACagcttgatgaagtgaGATCACCAAAAGGTCTCACAGACTACAAGCCAGCAATGTTCATATTCACTTCAGGAACTACGGGTTTACCGAAATCAGCCATCATGTCATGGAGGAAAGCCGTATTTGCATGTAATCTTTTCAGCCATGTATTCCATATGGATAAGCGCAGTGTTGCCTTTACAGCTATGCCCTTATTTCACTCTACTGCAGCAATGTTAGGTCTATGTGCCATCATATCGCAAGGTGGTTGTCTCGCAATGGCAAACAAGTTTTCAGCTACGAATTTCTGGAAACAGGCCTACTTAACAAATGCTACTCATGTTCAATACGTTGGTGAAATATGTCGGTACTTACTTCATGCTCCTCCTTCCAAATACGATCATATGCATTCGGTGAAGGTGGCCTATGGTAATGGTTTGAGACCCGATATTTGGCAAAGATTTAGAAAGAGATTCAACATCGAGAGTATCGGAGAGTTTTATGCTGCCACAGAAGCACCTTTTGCGACAACATGTCTCCAAAAGGGTGACTTTGGTGTAGGTGCCTGTAAGTCTTATGGCTCTGTCATCAATTGGTTCCTTTCCTTTCAACAGGTCCTGGTGCGTATGGATCCCGAAGATGACTCTGTAGTTTACAGGAACGCTAAAGGCTTATGTGAGAGGCCTGCTGTTGGTGAACCAGGTGAACTGTTAATGAAAATTCTTTTCCCAAAGAAACCAGAGACTTCTTTCCAAGGTTACCTGGGTAATAAAAAGGAGACCGAATCGAAGGTTCTGCGCAATGTTTTCAAGAAGGGCGACGCTTATTACAGATGTGGCGATCTGTTCAGGGAGGACGAAAACGGATTGCTTTACTTCTTGGACAGGCTTGGTGATACCTTCAGGTGGAAATCAGAGAATGTATCGACAAGTGAAGTGGAGGATGAAATCATGTCGAGTAACGATACAGATTTTGCTCAAACAGTTGTAGTGGGTGTTAAAATACCAGGATATGAAGGAAGAGCAGGTTTCGCCGTGATAAAGACAGTGGATAACAGCTTGTCTGATGAAAGGAAACTtaatcttttggaagatttgCTGGCCGATCTCAATAAGGAACTTCCCAAATATGCTCTTccaattttcatcaaattaGTCGACGAAATTGAAATGACAGATACGAAtaagatttcaaaaaaaaCGTACAAGAATCAAGTGCTTCCTCATGGCCCTGGCGGGGATGAAACGATCTACTGGCTCAAAGATTACAGTGAATACAAGGTTCTCACTGAAAAAGACTGGGAAGCTATCAAGACGCAAAACGTCAAGTTATAG
- the FIG1 gene encoding Fig1p (similar to Saccharomyces cerevisiae FIG1 (YBR040W); ancestral locus Anc_3.242) produces MLAFKAVCFCIKRMPRIFALSFNVIAVFLTAFLLIGCYNETSLSTFLVSYKFEKSSPFYSVIKSSFNSTTVRSNVSLSGLENVEIKSGYMGVCLLNLPKDYDSDSQRICYPRKNLFNTTVYSDLSIEMFNLPSTNNSGSNSQNNVPIKLNILQLGQLTSVEIIHPYILMATVVLSCAMFLLIIYVTLPKLPKKQFMTRVLLAWSPVLTLLWGFGTMWTHVGINATSELAPAASMGIIKAKRGKKAATMSWCAFAFLLLDCLIIWALYFRDRKKLSDEIDKIKASNSYDKYHSDSSTLA; encoded by the coding sequence ATGTtggctttcaaagcagtATGCTTTTGTATTAAACGTATGCCTCGCATCTTTGCGTTATCTTTTAACGTTATTGCCGTGTTTTTAACCGCCTTCCTGTTGATCGGTTGCTACAATGAGACTAGTCTATCTACTTTTTTGGTCAGTtacaaatttgaaaagagttCTCCTTTTTACTCAGTGATTAAATCGTCATTTAATAGTACGACTGTTCGTTCTAACGTTTCCTTAAGTGGATTGGAAAATGTCGAGATTAAATCTGGTTATATGGGCGTATGTCTGCTAAATTTGCCCAAGGATTATGATAGTGACTCACAAAGAATTTGTTACCCACGGAAAAACCTGTTCAATACAACGGTTTACAGTGATTTATCAATCGAGATGTTCAATTTGCCCTCTACCAATAATTCCGGTTCTAATTCTCAAAATAATGTACCTATCAAGCTcaatattcttcaattggGGCAATTGACATCGGTCGAGATCATCCATCCTTATATCCTCATGGCCACAGTGGTATTATCGTGTGCTATGTTCTTGCTAATCATTTACGTGACGCTGCCTAAGCTTCCGAAGAAACAATTCATGACTCGAGTACTGCTGGCTTGGAGTCCCGTTCTCACCTTACTCTGGGGATTCGGCACCATGTGGACCCACGTAGGAATTAATGCAACATCAGAGCTGGCTCCAGCAGCAAGCATGGGGATCATAAAGGCTAAGAGAGGCAAGAAAGCGGCAACGATGTCTTGGTGCGCATTTGCTTTCCTACTGCTTGACTGTTTGATCATTTGGGCATTGTATTTCAGAGATagaaagaaattgagtGATGAAATCGATAAAATAAAGGCTAGCAACTCCTATGATAAGTATCATTCGGATTCATCCACTTTGGCTTAA
- the ATP3 gene encoding F1F0 ATP synthase subunit gamma (similar to Saccharomyces cerevisiae ATP3 (YBR039W); ancestral locus Anc_3.241), with product MFSRVGAQVARQNVRQYATLKEVEMRLKSIKNIEKITKTMKIVASTRLSKAEKAKNTAKVFDSADNQFYRNAETKALEQPEEKKELVIAITSDKGLCGSIHSQLAKAVRRHMQEAPSADIVAIGDKIKAQLLRTHADNVKFAVNGIGKEAPTFLEAASIADKLLALGAGTYPKISIFYNDPVSSISFEPKVKPVFTPETIKESPGYSKYEIDLDAKVPTDLFEYTLANKILTAMAEGYAAEISARRNAMDNASKNAGDMINRYSILYNRTRQAVITNELVDIITGASSLD from the coding sequence ATGTTCTCGAGAGTCGGGGCCCAAGTGGCTCGTCAAAACGTTAGACAATATGctactttgaaagaagttgaGATGCGTCTCAAATCGATTAAGAACATCGAGAAGATTACCAAGACAATGAAAATTGTGGCCTCCACCAGATTGAGCAAAGCTGAAAAGGCTAAAAATACTGCCAAGGTGTTCGATTCCGCAGATAATCAGTTTTACCGTAACGCAGAGACTAAGGCTTTGGAACAACCAGAGGAAAAAAAAGAGCTTGTTATCGCAATTACTTCTGATAAAGGTTTGTGTGGTTCTATTCACTCCCAATTGGCCAAGGCTGTGAGAAGACATATGCAAGAAGCTCCATCTGCTGATATTGTCGCCATCGGTGACAAAATCAAGGCTCAATTGTTGAGAACTCATGCCGATAATGTCAAGTTTGCCGTGAATGGTATCGGTAAGGAGGCCCCAACTTTCTTGGAAGCTGCTTCCATTGCTGATAAACTACTTGCTTTGGGTGCAGGTACTTACCCAAAGATCTCAATCTTCTACAACGATCCAGTGAGCTCCATCTCTTTTGAGCCAAAGGTTAAGCCTGTTTTCACCCCAGAGACCATCAAGGAATCCCCAGGTTACAGCAAGTACGAAATTGACCTTGACGCAAAGGTGCCCACTGATTTGTTCGAATACACTTTGGCTAACAAGATCTTGACCGCCATGGCCGAGGGTTATGCAGCAGAAATCTCCGCTAGAAGAAATGCCATGGATAACGCTTCTAAGAACGCTGGTGATATGATTAACAGATACTCTATTCTGTACAACAGAACCAGACAAGCTGTTATCACCAACGAATTGGTCGATATCATCACTGGTGCTTCCTCTCTGGACTGA
- the KCS1 gene encoding inositol polyphosphate kinase KCS1 (similar to Saccharomyces cerevisiae KCS1 (YDR017C); ancestral locus Anc_3.240) translates to MDHEIVEQPDESVASLKDLNVSDRKRLSNVIHGRKASTYLRIFRDDDSITEPETVERPTEPKRRKSLSLYDTHYNSSTLPRRKFSRSKDNLSQVRPKKQDDSPNLKPVSSATYYPHKAKENNDDDVLDEEIVPKLSPSRSMERDDYSEAIESDDEDDQDTDFPLAVELQPFTNNVGGHTAIFRFSKRAVCKALVNRENEWYENIEINHKELLQFMPRYIGVLNVRQHFHSRDEPLNQVPSEKSKKKSIDEPTTNNVGEPLKQIQSLPCDSVYLDYPQQALPEVVLNDNRHIIPESLLYFYPQSSPNSAPSDSYLLSLNNRHSVPCDGENNITGSTTVNTKLKELVLQEVFAPAHNCSRPRRSSKKNRASSHGNSRRNSNQSLKNLSTRTANSPLLKKSTKESISNAITSPSSVMDLKQLKRKEMARENIRNSAQLSPSCSNKSSPLIHTNEAISPLTLPVDRMNSEDIFNMDDEDDTDLRRNQLPEPALSPAQDKKNDDSVSYEEHSDSIVSKFILLEDLTRKLNKPCALDLKMGTRQYGVDATRKKQLSQREKCLKTTSRKLGVRVCGLKTWNGSYYITRDKYFGRRVKIGWQFTRVLARFIYDGQIISSIIRQIPRLVKQLDTLATEISALKGYRLYGSSLLLMYDGSNPGNKRCRVKVNLIDFARCVTKDGYDQAYQSFRIPPKNPDKEDRGFLRGIRSLKFYLNSIWNYLTGDVPLCNDDEELEQLIERHREKFDKNWDWLDQFDKEKEEDFNNPNSELRTKWRKYELIFDLEPVYNDDVEVSD, encoded by the coding sequence ATGGATCATGAAATTGTGGAGCAACCGGATGAGTCGGTAGCGTCACTTAAGGACCTTAACGTCTCGGATCGTAAGAGACTCTCTAATGTCATTCACGGAAGAAAAGCTAGTACATATTTGCGAATCTTCAGAGATGATGATTCCATCACTGAACCAGAAACAGTCGAACGTCCTACAGAACCAAAGAGACGTAAGTCATTATCTTTATATGATACCCATTATAACTCTTCAACGTTACCTCGCAGGAAGTTTTCAAGGTCCAAGGATAACTTATCCCAAGTGCGACCAAAGAAACAGGATGATTCTCCAAATCTGAAGCCAGTGTCTTCCGCGACCTATTACCCACATAAGGCGAAGGAGAacaatgacgatgatgttcttgatgaagagattgtACCGAAACTTTCACCTAGTCGGTCGATGGAGAGAGATGATTATTCAGAGGCGATTGAAtctgatgacgaagatgatcaaGATACCGATTTTCCATTAGCAGTTGAGTTGCAGCCTTTTACCAACAATGTGGGGGGACATACCGCAATCTTTCGTTTCTCCAAGAGAGCAGTTTGTAAGGCTCTGGTCAATAGAGAAAACGAATGGTACGAAAATATAGAGATTAATCACAAGGAACTTCTACAGTTCATGCCCCGGTATATTGGTGTATTGAACGTAAGACAGCATTTCCACAGTAGAGACGAACCTTTGAATCAAGTTCCATCAGAGAAGAGCAAAAAGAAATCGATCGATGAACCAACGACAAATAACGTTGGGGAACCGCTAAAACAGATTCAGTCACTGCCATGTGATTCGGTTTATTTGGATTACCCACAGCAGGCACTTCCGGAAGTGGTCCTGAACGATAACAGGCATATCATACCGGAATCCTTATTGTATTTTTACCCACAGTCATCACCCAATTCCGCACCTAGTGATTCGTACCTACTCTCTTTAAACAATCGTCATTCTGTTCCATGTGATGGTGAGAACAACATCACAGGATCTACTACGGTCAAtacaaagttgaaagaattggtCTTGCAAGAAGTATTTGCTCCAGCGCATAATTGCTCGAGACCAAGACGATCAAGTAAAAAAAACCGTGCTTCGTCTCATGGCAACTCGAGGCGTAACTCCAATCAGTCATTAAAAAACCTTTCCACGCGAACTGCAAATTCACCACTTTTAAAGAAATCGACCAAGGAAAGTATATCAAATGCCATCACTAGTCCCAGTTCAGTCATGGATTTAAAGCAACTAAAGAGGAAAGAGATGGCTAGAGAAAACATTAGAAACTCCGCTCAACTATCCCCTAGCTGCAGCAACAAATCGTCACCTTTGATACACACTAATGAAGCTATTTCTCCTCTAACCTTACCTGTGGATCGCATGAATAGTGAGGACATCTTTAACATGGATGACGAAGACGATACAGATTTGAGGAGGAACCAGTTGCCTGAACCAGCTCTCAGCCCTGCGCAAgacaagaaaaatgatgacTCGGTTTCATATGAAGAACACTCTGACAGCATTGTCTCCAAGTTCATTCTCCTGGAGGATTTGACACGAAAATTGAATAAACCATGCGCACTTGATTTAAAGATGGGTACAAGGCAGTATGGCGTAGATGCCACTCGAAAGAAACAGCTTTCTCAACGGGAGAAATGTCTCAAGACCACATCAAGGAAACTGGGTGTACGCGTTTGCGGGTTAAAGACGTGGAATGGCTCCTACTACATTACAAGGGACAAGTATTTTGGAAGAAGGGTCAAAATCGGCTGGCAATTCACAAGGGTCCTTGCCAGATTCATTTACGATGGCCAAATCATAAGCAGCATCATTAGACAGATTCCGCGACTTGTCAAACAACTGGATACGCTCGCTACAGAGATTTCAGCATTGAAGGGATATAGACTTTATGGTTCGTCATTACTTCTAATGTACGATGGAAGTAACCCTGGTAACAAGAGGTGTCGAGTGAAAGTAAACTTGATCGACTTCGCTCGTTGTGTTACCAAAGACGGATATGATCAAGCCTATCAATCGTTCCGTATACCTCCCAAGAATCCAGATAAGGAGGACCGTGGATTTCTTCGTGGGATACGTAGTTTGAAATTCTATCTCAACTCGATTTGGAACTATCTAACAGGTGATGTGCCACTTtgtaatgatgatgaagagcttgaacaattgattgagAGACACAGggaaaaatttgacaagaaTTGGGACTGGTTAGATCAATTCGATAAAGAGAAAGAGGAGGATTTCAATAACCCAAACAGCGAATTACGAACGAAATGGAGGAAATACGAGTTAATCTTCGACCTGGAACCGGTATATAACGACGATGTAGAGGTCAGTGACTAA
- the DAD1 gene encoding Dad1p (similar to Saccharomyces cerevisiae DAD1 (YDR016C); ancestral locus Anc_3.239) — protein MDVAADDQREKTQLTSSDKYFIEQRDLIVQDINNTMDSILNNLNTLNISLENSIAVGKEFESVSDLWKTFYNGLESSNDALMSSQDNDPEGSQK, from the coding sequence ATGGATGTTGCTGCGGATGATCAGCGGGAGAAGACGCAACTGACTTCCAGTGACAAATATTTCATCGAACAGCGAGATCTCATCGTGCAGGACATCAACAATACGATGGACTCAATTTTGAATAACCTAAACACGCTCAATATCTCGTTAGAAAATTCAATCGCAGTTGGAAAGGAGTTTGAAAGCGTTTCTGATCTGTGGAAGACTTTTTACAATGGCTTAGAGAGCAGTAACGATGCATTAATGAGTTCACAGGATAACGACCCCGAAGGATCTCAAAAATGA
- the HED1 gene encoding Hed1p (similar to Saccharomyces cerevisiae HED1 (YDR014W-A); ancestral locus Anc_3.238), which yields MRRSLTTYVTDEEERRPLVRRAATASAICAVGVVEVGLGMIKLEEVGEVSQFSQLEYQTEAHPETRPNPQRESSPEVEVVPDTSVEEIHDHQSGGEESIWVPETPETSLDEVSLPEGVHKSLKDLIYKTNKNLYDVDSNKVKYKAGLSRKGLAVPSLHRRKGHDSSPA from the coding sequence ATGCGAAGGAGCTTGACCACATACGTGacagatgaagaggaaaggAGGCCTCTGGTGAGGAGAGCGGCTACCGCAAGTGCTATTTGTGCGGTGGGAGTGGTCGAAGTAGGCCTTGGGATGATAAAGCTCGAGGAAGTGGGTGAAGTGAGCCAGTTCAGCCAGCTAGAGTATCAGACAGAGGCCCATCCAGAAACTCGGCCGAATCCTCAGCGAGAAAGCTCACCAGAGGTTGAGGTTGTTCCTGATACGTCTGTCGAAGAAATCCATGATCATCAAAGTGGTGGCGAAGAGAGCATATGGGTTCCTGAGACACCTGAAACGTCACTAGATGAAGTCTCACTGCCTGAAGGAGTGCATAAATCGCTAAAGGACCTCATTTACAAGACGAATAAAAATCTTTATGATGTGGATTCAAATAAAGTGAAGTATAAGGCTGGTCTGTCGCGTAAAGGACTTGCAGTACCTAGTCTGCATCGCAGGAAAGGCCATGATTCATCGCCCGCTTGA
- the PDX3 gene encoding pyridoxamine-phosphate oxidase PDX3 (similar to Saccharomyces cerevisiae PDX3 (YBR035C); ancestral locus Anc_3.236), with protein sequence MADDAERTQTPIIFAPETYQYDKFSLNDSQLTKDPIEQFTKWFEEAKADKSETLPEAINFSSAELPSGRVSSRVLLFKELDHRGFTIYSNWGTSKKANDINSNPHAAITFFWKDLQRQVRIEGFTEHVNRTTSERYFKTRPRGSKIGAWSSPQSHVIQSREELDELTKQNEKRFQDIQDIPCPDYWGGLRVVPLEIEFWQGRPSRLHDRFSYRRKTEHDSWELVRLAP encoded by the coding sequence ATGGCTGACGACGCTGAAAGAACACAGACTCCTATCATTTTCGCTCCAGAAACTTATCAATACGACAAGTTTTCATTGAACGACTCACAGTTGACTAAGGatccaattgaacaatttacaaaatggtttgaagaagccaaagCTGACAAATCCGAAACTTTGCCAGAAGCTATTAATTTCTCTTCAGCTGAATTACCAAGCGGGAGAGTCTCCTCGAGAGTGCTGCTGTTCAAGGAGCTAGATCATCGTGGATTTACCATCTACTCCAATTGGGGTACTTCCAAAAAGGCTAACGACATCAATTCCAACCCTCATGCTGCgatcaccttcttctggAAGGATTTGCAAAGACAGGTGAGGATTGAAGGTTTCACGGAGCACGTTAACCGTACAACTTCGGAGCGTTACTTCAAGACTAGACCTCGTGGTTCCAAAATAGGTGCCTGGTCATCTCCCCAATCCCACGTTATCCAAAGTAGAGAAGAGCTTGACGAATTGACCAAGCAAAACGAaaaaagatttcaagatatcCAAGACATTCCTTGTCCTGATTACTGGGGTGGTCTAAGAGTTGTTCCTCTCGAAATTGAGTTTTGGCAAGGCAGACCAAGTCGTTTGCATGACCGTTTCTCTTATAGAAGAAAGACCGAGCATGACTCATGGGAATTGGTCAGATTAGCTCCATGA